One Falsarthrobacter nasiphocae DNA segment encodes these proteins:
- a CDS encoding PRC-barrel domain-containing protein, with product MSTIDAASLFTKTVFDLNGEKVDDVQQVFANDKTGEATWVTVNTTGATDREVFIPLDHVTIDGESIRAPYTKDSIVQSPKMTNDKSLTAEEEETLRGYYAGVRNKGGRQDAEAAGAETANAAAPAASTDSDLTAGAAPKQARDLDVTPATNPAPAHEETPELRARRAARHDAATAAGAGAATGAAAGAAGDASPARAKDAAAQTPNRAAGLGESSKTAEGNGPIVSDANAEQKKDQDQSPAPVVPEANAAEKASAAAKDAAETAKYKAEGVKEDLEPKVEHAKAAAAEKAEDVKAKAEETKAAAADKVEDVKAKAEETKAAAADKVEDVKAAAAEKAEDVKAKAEETKAAAAAKSDEVKAAAADKVEAARAKVDEVRANVAPKAEEYKQYAVGFWGRLKKFAAQEVQNFKEKR from the coding sequence ATGTCCACGATCGACGCAGCATCCCTGTTCACGAAGACTGTTTTCGACCTCAACGGCGAGAAGGTGGACGACGTCCAGCAGGTCTTCGCCAACGACAAGACCGGCGAAGCAACCTGGGTCACGGTCAACACCACGGGCGCCACGGATCGCGAGGTCTTCATCCCCCTCGATCACGTGACCATTGACGGCGAGTCCATCCGCGCGCCGTACACCAAGGACTCGATTGTCCAGTCGCCCAAGATGACGAACGACAAGTCCCTCACCGCCGAAGAAGAAGAGACCCTCCGCGGGTACTACGCGGGCGTCCGCAACAAGGGCGGCCGCCAGGATGCCGAGGCCGCCGGCGCGGAGACGGCGAACGCAGCTGCTCCTGCAGCGTCCACGGATTCGGATCTCACCGCCGGCGCCGCCCCGAAGCAGGCCCGCGACCTCGACGTCACCCCCGCCACCAACCCGGCCCCCGCTCACGAGGAGACGCCTGAGCTCCGTGCTCGCCGTGCCGCTCGCCACGACGCCGCCACCGCGGCTGGCGCCGGTGCTGCCACGGGCGCGGCTGCCGGTGCCGCGGGCGATGCCTCGCCGGCACGTGCCAAGGACGCTGCGGCTCAGACCCCGAACCGCGCTGCGGGCCTCGGCGAGTCCTCGAAGACCGCTGAGGGCAACGGCCCGATCGTCTCGGACGCCAACGCGGAGCAGAAGAAGGACCAGGACCAGTCCCCCGCACCCGTCGTCCCGGAGGCGAACGCGGCTGAGAAGGCCTCTGCCGCGGCCAAGGACGCGGCCGAGACGGCCAAGTACAAGGCTGAGGGCGTCAAGGAGGACCTTGAGCCCAAGGTCGAGCACGCCAAGGCCGCCGCAGCCGAAAAGGCTGAGGACGTCAAGGCCAAGGCCGAGGAGACCAAGGCCGCGGCCGCCGACAAGGTCGAGGACGTCAAGGCCAAGGCCGAGGAGACCAAGGCCGCCGCCGCCGACAAGGTCGAGGACGTCAAGGCCGCCGCAGCCGAGAAGGCTGAGGACGTCAAGGCCAAGGCCGAGGAGACCAAGGCCGCTGCCGCTGCGAAGTCGGACGAGGTCAAGGCTGCCGCAGCCGACAAGGTCGAGGCCGCCCGGGCCAAGGTCGACGAAGTCCGCGCCAACGTGGCACCGAAGGCCGAGGAGTACAAGCAGTACGCCGTCGGTTTCTGGGGCCGCCTCAAGAAGTTCGCGGCCCAGGAGGTCCAGAACTTCAAGGAGAAGCGCTAA